The Nitrosospira multiformis ATCC 25196 region GCAGCGAGACCTTGATGCTCTGAAGCGTCTCCTCCGAGACAGCGTTACCGCCGCTGCCCGCCAGCAACGCATCCAGCCCTCTCCCCAATCCTCTTATTTTCATTTTCCTTTCGTCCGGCTTCATATCTTCTAGGCTTCAAGTGTCTGTTGATACTGCTGGTCCGGCATGGCGCTCTCCGGAAAGTATCGGGTCACTATTTCACGCGCCAGTGCCAGGTAAGCCTGCGTACCCTTGGATAATCTGTCATGGTACAACGCCGGAATACCAAAGCTGGGCGCCTCGGCTAATCGCACGTTACGGGGAATTACCGTACGGTAGACCCGGTCTCCGAAGTACTGTTGCAACTGATCGGAAACCTGCTGTGCGAGAATATTGCGTGGATCGAACATGGTGCGCAACAATCCCTCGATCTCAAGTTTGGAATTAAAGTGAGCACGCACTTTCTTAATGGTGTTGACCAGGTCGCTCAATCCTTCGAGAGCATAGTATTCGCACTGCATCGGGATCACCACGGCTTCGGCCGCGCACAAACCATTCAACGTGAGCAAATTAAGGGCAGGTGGACAATCGATAAGAATAAAATCATATTCCCGCTCGACTTCCCGCAAGGCTTCCCGCAGGCGTGTTTCCCGCCCCGGTAAATCAATCAACTCTATTTCTGCCCCGGCAAGCTCGCGATTGGCGGGGAGCAGATCATATTTTCCGCTGGGGGAGGAGACTCTCACGTCCACCACGCTCGCGCTTCCCAGCAGAACCTGATAAACGGTGTGCTCCAACTGGCCCTTGTCTACCCCGCTGCCCATCGTGGCGTTACCCTGCGGATCAAGGTCTATCAACAGCACGCGCCGCTTCACAGCTTCAAGGCTTGCCGCCAAATTGACGCTGGTAGTCGTTTTCCCTACCCCACCTTTTTGATTGGTTACTGCCAGAATTTTCGCCATTGCCACTCCTAGAACCGAGATACCGGAAGCCGATCAATAAGAGGTGAAAAACTTGGCGAAAAGCCAAGGAATCTTACTTTACTGTCCGGCACGCTTGAGCACAACCAGATGACGCTTCGCCCTCAGGCCGGGAATCGTTAGCGACAATATGTTGTCGACAATGAATGTCTCGGGTAACTGCGCAAGTTCTTCGTGAGGATATACGCCTTTCATTGCCACCAACCGCCCACAGTCAGTCCCTTGCTCCTCCCCCCGTGCACACAAATGTCCCGCGAGCTTGACGAAATCCGCCAGATCGGAAAAAGCGCGCGAAATAACGGTATTGAAGCCGGCGTTCGAGCGGACGCCTTCCATGCGCTCCCCGATGACTTCCACATTTTCAAGCCCCAATTCAATCCGCGCCTGCTGCAGGAACGCGGCTTTTTTATGATTGCTTTCCACTAGCACCACACGCCACTCCGGGCGGGCCAACGCCACTGGGATTCCAGGAAGACCGGCGCCGCTGCCCACATCCGCAATGCGGGAGCCGCCAATGTGCGGCAGAACAGCCAGACTGTCCAGCACATGCAATGCGAGCATCGCTTCCGGTTCGCGCACTGCCGTCAGATTGTGCACCCGGTTCCATTTCTGGATGAGCGCCAGATATTGCAGGAGGCGTGCCTGATTTGATTCGGTAATAGATAGTCCCAGTGTTGCGATTCCGTCAGCCAGTTGTGTAGCCGGATTCATGCGCTTTTCTTCGTATTCGCGCTGGAAAAACCGCGCTTGACATGGACCAGCAATAGCGAAATTGCGGCGGGCGTGATTCCGGAGATACGGGATGCCTGTCCTGCCGTTTCAGGCTTGAACTGATTAAGTTTCTGCTGAACTTCATTCGAAAGACCGCGCACGGTTTTGTAATCCAGGTCCTGCGGCAGGCGAATGTCT contains the following coding sequences:
- the rsmG gene encoding 16S rRNA (guanine(527)-N(7))-methyltransferase RsmG, which translates into the protein MNPATQLADGIATLGLSITESNQARLLQYLALIQKWNRVHNLTAVREPEAMLALHVLDSLAVLPHIGGSRIADVGSGAGLPGIPVALARPEWRVVLVESNHKKAAFLQQARIELGLENVEVIGERMEGVRSNAGFNTVISRAFSDLADFVKLAGHLCARGEEQGTDCGRLVAMKGVYPHEELAQLPETFIVDNILSLTIPGLRAKRHLVVLKRAGQ
- a CDS encoding ParA family protein, producing MAKILAVTNQKGGVGKTTTSVNLAASLEAVKRRVLLIDLDPQGNATMGSGVDKGQLEHTVYQVLLGSASVVDVRVSSPSGKYDLLPANRELAGAEIELIDLPGRETRLREALREVEREYDFILIDCPPALNLLTLNGLCAAEAVVIPMQCEYYALEGLSDLVNTIKKVRAHFNSKLEIEGLLRTMFDPRNILAQQVSDQLQQYFGDRVYRTVIPRNVRLAEAPSFGIPALYHDRLSKGTQAYLALAREIVTRYFPESAMPDQQYQQTLEA